One genomic window of Sulfurovum lithotrophicum includes the following:
- a CDS encoding glycosyltransferase family 2 protein, whose product MRAKEHIIQKETVDEDHHSQLPLITVVTVVFNTVNGIENTIRSVIDQDYEHIEYIVIDGGSMDGTVEVIQKYDHNIDYWVSEKDNGIYDAMNKAIKLAKGKWINFMNAEDTFADSHVLSNIFKKHDFTDNTLIFGDSIDVYPGFEKYSKVSYDPTALWKGMQFSHQSTFSPVSYHKKYLFDRSYRIASDFHFIYHAYLNGLIFKYIPMPIARIYIGGVSYTDRMRVIDEYRKVSTEETSDREKLYFKMQKTKIFVKNIIKKYLGMYVTHLFIKHK is encoded by the coding sequence ATGAGAGCAAAGGAGCACATTATTCAAAAAGAAACCGTCGATGAAGATCATCATTCCCAGTTACCTCTTATTACTGTCGTGACCGTCGTTTTCAATACTGTGAACGGTATTGAAAATACGATCCGAAGTGTCATTGATCAGGACTATGAACATATTGAGTACATTGTCATTGACGGTGGTTCAATGGACGGCACTGTAGAGGTCATTCAAAAATATGATCATAACATCGACTACTGGGTCAGTGAAAAGGACAACGGCATATACGATGCGATGAACAAAGCCATCAAACTGGCAAAGGGAAAGTGGATCAACTTCATGAATGCCGAGGACACCTTTGCCGACAGTCATGTTCTCTCCAACATTTTTAAAAAGCATGATTTTACGGATAATACACTCATCTTTGGCGACAGCATAGATGTCTACCCAGGTTTTGAAAAATATTCCAAGGTTTCCTATGATCCCACTGCACTCTGGAAAGGGATGCAGTTCTCGCATCAAAGCACCTTTTCTCCGGTTTCCTACCATAAAAAATACCTTTTTGACCGTAGCTACAGGATCGCTTCCGATTTTCATTTTATCTATCATGCCTATCTGAACGGTCTCATATTCAAATACATACCCATGCCCATCGCCAGAATATATATCGGCGGTGTCTCCTACACGGATAGAATGCGGGTCATTGACGAATACAGGAAAGTCAGTACGGAAGAAACAAGCGATAGAGAGAAACTCTATTTTAAAATGCAGAAAACAAAGATCTTTGTCAAAAACATTATCAAAAAGTATCTTGGTATGTACGTAACACATCTGTTCATAAAGCATAAATAA
- a CDS encoding tail fiber domain-containing protein, with translation MIDDVDDTNHDYTTVFSITHSLYNENSFIVDTAGDISLADGSVFVDRSADRVGIGTTTPSYPLHVAGGGDIGMTNGTSTWYLDNNNDWFNIGGSVNRVFTLNTNAPANNFYMLANGDVGIGVGFSPSAKLDVGGTLRNTDTITSSWTGSSTAWLHQGLVLESYNTNAAANSEVGFSLVNSRDNLRWDFRLNDNGNSFSATKRNTGGNEFNVYNTTTDFRNARVKMGGVTVFENGHLVTASSRELKTDIKPLDTQAAMDAFHKLQPVSYEYKAQKGEPVVGFIAEDVPELVAMPSRKTFDSAEVTALLTKVVQEQDKVLSQTRKELKEAQEKIARLEKMEKKVAMMESILTNLALDTSRSTKEKVSLNQK, from the coding sequence ATGATTGATGATGTAGATGACACCAATCACGATTATACAACGGTCTTTTCTATTACTCATTCATTATACAATGAAAACAGCTTCATTGTAGACACAGCAGGTGATATCAGCCTTGCAGACGGTTCTGTCTTTGTCGATAGATCTGCAGATCGTGTAGGGATCGGGACAACGACTCCATCGTATCCATTACATGTAGCCGGTGGAGGTGATATTGGTATGACTAATGGAACTAGTACATGGTATCTGGATAACAATAACGATTGGTTTAATATTGGGGGGTCTGTAAATAGAGTATTTACATTGAATACAAATGCTCCCGCCAATAACTTCTATATGCTTGCAAACGGGGATGTTGGTATAGGGGTCGGTTTTAGCCCTAGTGCCAAACTTGATGTGGGGGGGACCCTACGTAACACCGATACAATTACCTCATCCTGGACAGGTTCCTCAACTGCATGGCTGCACCAGGGGCTGGTACTTGAGAGTTACAACACCAACGCAGCCGCAAACTCCGAAGTAGGTTTTTCACTGGTCAACAGCCGTGACAACCTCAGATGGGATTTCAGGCTCAATGACAACGGTAATTCATTCAGTGCAACGAAAAGAAATACCGGAGGAAATGAATTCAACGTTTATAACACTACAACAGATTTTCGCAATGCAAGAGTCAAAATGGGCGGGGTGACCGTCTTTGAGAACGGCCACCTTGTCACCGCATCGAGCAGAGAGCTCAAAACGGACATCAAACCGCTCGACACACAGGCAGCGATGGATGCTTTCCACAAACTCCAGCCTGTAAGTTACGAATACAAGGCGCAGAAAGGCGAACCTGTAGTCGGTTTCATTGCGGAAGATGTCCCCGAGCTTGTTGCCATGCCTTCAAGAAAGACGTTTGACTCGGCTGAAGTGACAGCTTTGCTGACCAAGGTCGTTCAGGAGCAGGACAAAGTACTTTCCCAGACGAGAAAAGAACTGAAAGAGGCTCAGGAAAAGATCGCCAGACTGGAAAAAATGGAGAAAAAAGTCGCCATGATGGAGTCCATTCTGACCAACCTTGCACTTGACACTTCGAGAAGCACGAAAGAGAAGGTCTCTTTGAACCAGAAATAA
- a CDS encoding ABC transporter ATP-binding protein, with translation MNDIAISIRNVSKYYKLYNSPKDRLKEALSFSGKQYHKKFYATRNLNLQIQKGEILGIVGKNGSGKSTLLKLITGVLTPDEGSIAVNGKISALLELGSGFNPEFTGMQNIFFYGTILGFCREEIAEKLDDILAFADIGDFIYQPLKTYSSGMKSRLGFAVAVHIDPEILILDEVLAVGDVLFKRKCYAKMEEFFQSGKTILYVSHDANSIKQLCTRAIFLSDGNILLDADAKTVTTHYEKFLFAPKQQQKELKHSLQRTKKAKTAKQSVERKKPSDRSENSEKKGDHPYFIPNFTPKSRTVYDDSKVEIADIRIETIEGETVNALVHGEKYYYCYQLTFKETCEEVAFGMSIQNEKGFQITSTGSLNYDMLIEEAHSGDTYAAKWEFICLLTAGVYYANAGTTYMLDGERQLLNRVIDGLAFKVLPLSHTVHGIVSLQQVPDYRLLEKDS, from the coding sequence ATGAACGATATTGCCATATCGATCAGAAATGTTTCGAAGTATTACAAACTGTATAACTCCCCCAAAGACAGACTGAAAGAGGCACTGAGCTTCAGTGGGAAACAGTATCATAAAAAGTTCTATGCTACCAGAAACCTTAACCTCCAAATACAAAAAGGGGAGATCCTCGGTATCGTGGGTAAGAACGGAAGCGGAAAGTCGACCCTGCTCAAGCTGATCACCGGGGTCCTTACCCCTGATGAAGGCTCCATTGCGGTCAACGGAAAGATCTCCGCCCTGCTGGAACTCGGTTCGGGATTCAACCCTGAGTTCACAGGGATGCAGAATATCTTTTTCTACGGGACTATTCTGGGATTCTGCAGAGAGGAGATAGCAGAGAAGCTTGATGACATCCTCGCGTTTGCCGATATCGGTGATTTCATCTACCAGCCACTGAAGACATACTCAAGCGGCATGAAATCCAGGCTCGGTTTTGCCGTGGCCGTACACATAGACCCGGAAATACTGATACTCGATGAAGTACTTGCGGTAGGTGATGTACTGTTCAAACGCAAATGTTATGCCAAGATGGAAGAATTCTTTCAAAGTGGCAAGACCATCCTGTACGTTTCACATGATGCCAACTCCATCAAACAGTTGTGTACTAGAGCTATCTTCCTGTCTGACGGGAACATATTGCTCGATGCTGACGCAAAAACAGTTACGACACATTATGAAAAATTTCTCTTTGCACCAAAACAGCAACAGAAGGAGCTGAAACATTCTCTGCAGAGGACCAAAAAAGCAAAAACTGCAAAACAGAGTGTTGAAAGAAAAAAACCTTCCGACAGATCAGAAAATTCGGAAAAGAAAGGTGATCACCCATATTTCATTCCCAACTTTACTCCAAAATCAAGAACGGTCTATGATGATAGCAAAGTGGAAATAGCGGACATCCGTATCGAAACCATTGAAGGCGAAACAGTGAATGCGCTGGTACACGGAGAAAAGTATTACTATTGCTATCAACTCACATTCAAGGAAACGTGTGAAGAGGTGGCATTCGGAATGAGCATACAGAATGAAAAGGGGTTTCAGATCACATCGACGGGAAGTTTGAATTACGATATGCTCATCGAAGAAGCTCATAGTGGCGATACCTATGCTGCAAAATGGGAATTCATCTGTTTGCTGACAGCAGGCGTATATTATGCCAATGCGGGTACAACCTACATGCTAGACGGAGAGAGACAACTACTGAACCGGGTCATCGACGGCCTGGCCTTCAAAGTCCTGCCTCTTTCCCATACAGTTCACGGGATCGTTTCGCTCCAGCAGGTACCGGACTACCGGCTACTGGAAAAGGACAGCTGA
- a CDS encoding MBOAT family O-acyltransferase, which translates to MIISSFVFYTYGQPILSLLLLSSASINAVASYFVYFENNKRRKKQYAFLGVAFNLAVLSFFKYSPLFGRALEHFRSLDGIGDFLVSIPLPVGISFYTFQGISLVVDLYRSNHQSECPLFKVDRNFIRHYIHTIFFISFFPQLVAGPIVKAYEFYPQIKTKYLEEINFESAFKILIIGYFLKMVIADNLKDQTFWMMFPYFQVHSSYTLMTMLFGYSIQIFTDFAGYSLIAIGVAKLYGYDLPKNFNFPYISKSFSEFWTRWHITLSTWLKEYLYIPLGGNRRGRVRTYINLFIVMLLGGLWHGAAWSYMFWGAYHGILLAGERFILQRYGIPNNRYLDIVRILMVFILVTLGWLLFKLPEFPQVILYCNAMIHNFNYPVNQTIITYVALYTFPVALYYVNYLLRTRTGKNYLDTSIVYAIMLLNIFINSGSSGEFIYFQF; encoded by the coding sequence TTGATCATATCGAGTTTTGTTTTCTATACCTACGGTCAGCCTATTCTGTCCCTCCTTCTTCTCAGTTCAGCCTCCATCAATGCTGTGGCAAGTTATTTTGTATATTTTGAAAACAATAAAAGAAGAAAAAAACAGTATGCATTTCTGGGGGTTGCTTTCAACCTGGCTGTCCTATCGTTCTTCAAATACAGTCCTCTGTTCGGACGGGCACTTGAACACTTCCGGTCACTCGACGGCATAGGCGACTTCCTTGTTTCCATTCCTCTGCCTGTAGGTATCTCATTCTATACCTTTCAGGGTATCAGTCTGGTTGTAGACCTGTACCGCTCCAACCATCAAAGCGAATGTCCTTTGTTCAAGGTAGACAGAAATTTTATCCGTCACTATATCCATACCATCTTTTTCATCTCTTTCTTCCCACAACTGGTTGCCGGGCCTATCGTCAAGGCATATGAGTTCTATCCTCAGATCAAAACCAAATACCTTGAAGAGATAAATTTTGAATCTGCTTTCAAGATATTGATCATCGGCTATTTTTTGAAAATGGTCATTGCTGACAACCTTAAAGACCAGACATTCTGGATGATGTTCCCCTACTTCCAGGTACATTCATCCTATACTCTTATGACCATGCTGTTCGGATACTCGATACAGATATTCACCGACTTCGCAGGATACAGCCTGATCGCTATCGGTGTGGCGAAACTCTATGGGTATGATCTTCCCAAAAACTTCAACTTCCCCTATATATCCAAAAGTTTTTCCGAGTTCTGGACCCGATGGCATATTACGCTGTCCACATGGTTGAAAGAATACCTCTATATCCCTCTGGGAGGAAATAGACGTGGCAGGGTCCGGACCTATATTAACCTCTTCATTGTCATGCTTCTGGGTGGTTTGTGGCATGGCGCCGCATGGAGCTACATGTTCTGGGGTGCCTACCACGGTATCCTTCTTGCAGGAGAGCGGTTCATTCTTCAACGCTACGGAATACCAAACAACAGATACCTCGATATAGTGAGGATATTGATGGTCTTTATACTGGTTACACTGGGATGGCTGCTGTTCAAACTGCCTGAATTCCCACAGGTCATACTTTATTGTAATGCGATGATACATAACTTCAACTACCCGGTCAATCAAACGATCATTACCTATGTGGCACTTTACACTTTCCCTGTCGCACTGTACTATGTGAACTATCTGCTTCGGACAAGAACAGGGAAAAATTATCTTGATACAAGCATTGTCTATGCGATCATGCTTTTAAACATTTTTATCAATAGCGGGAGCAGCGGTGAATTTATTTATTTCCAATTTTAA
- a CDS encoding sulfotransferase — MMGNNILIHIGYPKAASTTLQKHLFHKHSQLFNLGLYPGTNIGIDTEEAHEASLYEKDPYLRTFYDNLIQMDSIEYDYNDTTVLYSKSVRPYITDQERVRDRKIVLSNERFASVFYAHKDNGVKAQRLHAFFPEAKIIIILRNQIEWLRSQYRDRPFDPRCFDTSIPMEFDKWVKMIYWDQSIKQISMLEYDKIIRYYQKLFGKDRVGVFLFEDLVFEKRKFADDISSFMGISANETYNLLKEAHENKGVSNRFNTYRTLKEKYISKSFLHKLDHSRINRTIERFLKEKGDKELTMTEEIRTRLTQKFSKGNLFLKETLALPVDKYNYPGSTDKATS, encoded by the coding sequence ATGATGGGAAACAATATCCTGATCCATATCGGTTATCCGAAAGCTGCGAGTACCACCCTGCAGAAACACCTGTTCCACAAACATTCACAACTATTCAATCTGGGATTGTACCCGGGGACGAATATAGGTATCGATACAGAAGAAGCACATGAAGCTTCCCTGTATGAGAAAGATCCGTATCTCCGTACATTCTATGACAACCTCATACAGATGGACAGCATAGAGTATGATTACAATGACACTACGGTACTCTATAGCAAAAGCGTACGTCCCTATATAACGGATCAGGAACGGGTACGGGACAGAAAGATCGTTTTGAGCAACGAACGATTTGCCTCGGTATTTTACGCCCATAAGGACAATGGTGTGAAAGCACAACGTCTTCATGCCTTCTTTCCGGAGGCAAAGATCATCATCATTCTCAGAAACCAGATCGAATGGCTCAGGTCGCAGTACAGAGACAGACCTTTCGACCCCAGATGCTTTGACACATCCATACCGATGGAATTTGACAAATGGGTCAAAATGATCTATTGGGATCAAAGTATCAAACAGATATCCATGCTGGAATACGACAAGATTATTCGCTACTATCAGAAGCTATTCGGTAAGGACAGGGTCGGCGTCTTTTTATTTGAAGACCTGGTGTTCGAAAAAAGAAAATTTGCCGATGATATCTCTTCATTCATGGGAATTTCTGCTAACGAGACATACAACCTTCTTAAAGAAGCACATGAGAATAAAGGGGTGTCAAACAGATTCAATACCTACAGGACACTGAAAGAAAAATATATATCAAAGTCATTTCTACACAAGTTGGACCACAGCAGAATAAATCGTACTATCGAACGGTTCTTAAAAGAAAAAGGAGACAAAGAATTGACAATGACAGAGGAAATCAGGACAAGACTCACTCAAAAGTTTTCCAAAGGAAACCTCTTTTTAAAAGAGACACTTGCTCTTCCTGTAGATAAATACAACTACCCGGGCAGTACAGACAAGGCGACATCATGA
- a CDS encoding sulfotransferase family 2 domain-containing protein — MKEKKISIFKPYNDLCKCIYIHIPKVAGISIEEALFREKVGHKWALMYKGEDKQKFNDYFKFSFVRNPYDRLASAFFFLKNGGRNEFDKKWSEENLSAIEDFTHFIQNLQNEVFREKVLKWTHFIPQYKYVCDQKGEIIVDYIGKFETLHNDFSHVADTLGIPVHLSHQNKTSNKKDYRTLYTEDMQETVYRLYQKDFELFDYDFHIG, encoded by the coding sequence ATGAAGGAAAAAAAAATATCTATTTTCAAACCTTATAACGATCTATGTAAATGTATCTATATCCATATTCCGAAGGTGGCGGGCATCAGTATAGAAGAGGCATTGTTCCGGGAAAAGGTCGGTCACAAATGGGCGTTGATGTACAAAGGCGAAGACAAACAGAAGTTCAACGATTATTTCAAATTCTCATTTGTGCGAAATCCTTACGACCGCCTGGCATCCGCTTTCTTCTTTCTAAAGAACGGAGGACGGAATGAGTTCGATAAGAAATGGTCGGAAGAGAATTTGTCCGCCATAGAGGACTTCACACATTTCATCCAAAACCTGCAAAATGAGGTCTTCAGAGAAAAAGTCCTGAAATGGACACACTTCATTCCGCAATACAAATATGTCTGTGACCAAAAAGGAGAGATTATTGTGGATTATATAGGAAAATTTGAAACGCTCCACAATGATTTTTCCCATGTAGCCGACACATTGGGTATCCCAGTTCATCTCTCTCATCAGAATAAAACATCGAATAAAAAAGATTACAGAACATTGTATACCGAAGATATGCAGGAAACGGTATACAGGCTTTATCAAAAAGATTTCGAATTGTTTGACTATGACTTTCATATCGGGTAG
- a CDS encoding glycosyltransferase family 2 protein, which yields MTNNPPLSVIVPNYNNSRYIDECIGSVLAQTYKNIEIIIIDDASTDGSQEILKKYEAEYPFIKVIFNEKNQGVTRNRDTAIRLASGDYITTLDSDDYYMDARKLEKEMTILKKYRNEGRSNIIAFSDIVLVDKEGERLFPNAKNTVKEGNIFKNIFARDCMVPRDFIFTKQQYFDTGGFDIDIPIYEDWDLKLRLAKHNAFYFTGVEGIGYRRHGEGLSAANNNKHVKWLKYIYKKNSGLIDKEDKAYIDKALDRFMQKAFAGSIKTKLKDKIKTLIGRK from the coding sequence ATGACAAACAATCCCCCATTATCGGTCATTGTGCCCAATTACAACAATAGCAGATACATAGATGAGTGTATCGGCAGTGTCTTGGCGCAGACCTACAAGAACATTGAAATCATTATCATCGATGATGCTTCCACCGACGGTTCACAGGAGATTTTAAAAAAGTATGAGGCAGAATACCCTTTCATCAAAGTCATTTTCAACGAAAAGAACCAGGGAGTGACCAGGAACAGGGATACCGCGATCCGGCTCGCTTCCGGAGACTACATTACGACGCTTGACAGTGACGACTACTATATGGATGCGCGTAAACTCGAAAAAGAGATGACCATCCTCAAAAAGTATCGCAACGAAGGTCGTTCCAACATCATTGCTTTTTCAGATATTGTTCTGGTCGATAAAGAGGGCGAACGGCTATTCCCTAATGCAAAGAACACTGTAAAAGAGGGAAATATCTTTAAAAATATCTTTGCGAGGGACTGTATGGTACCCAGAGATTTCATATTTACAAAACAGCAGTATTTCGATACAGGTGGATTTGATATCGACATCCCGATATATGAGGACTGGGACTTGAAACTGAGACTGGCAAAGCATAATGCATTCTATTTTACCGGTGTGGAAGGGATAGGCTACAGAAGGCATGGAGAAGGCCTGTCCGCTGCAAACAACAACAAACATGTCAAATGGCTCAAATACATTTATAAAAAGAATTCCGGGCTCATCGACAAAGAGGATAAAGCCTATATAGACAAAGCGTTGGATAGATTCATGCAGAAAGCCTTTGCCGGCAGTATAAAAACAAAATTAAAAGATAAAATAAAAACTTTGATAGGAAGAAAATAA
- a CDS encoding glycosyltransferase family 2 protein codes for MTVTVVTVVYNCEDTIEETIKSVLSQTYPHIEYIIIDGASKDNTLDIINKYEDQIDVIVSEKDKGIYDAMNKAIQMATGEWINFMNAGDSFASDDVLSKIFEGHDVSDYDFIYGEHYWKDSDTKHLVKTRPLELMWQKICFSHQSLFSRTNLMKDKPYDLAYKIVCDYENYFSRYMEGKKFLKVDFPIAVFLAGGFSDINFMGRTKERYKVVSQYHNSFKVKKYYLNTIVQYYLNKIKKRIK; via the coding sequence ATGACAGTCACTGTCGTAACCGTTGTGTATAACTGCGAAGATACTATAGAAGAAACGATCAAAAGCGTTCTGTCCCAAACGTATCCTCATATAGAGTACATCATCATCGACGGTGCATCAAAAGACAACACACTAGATATCATCAACAAGTATGAAGACCAGATCGATGTCATAGTGAGTGAAAAAGACAAGGGGATCTATGATGCTATGAACAAAGCCATACAGATGGCAACAGGTGAGTGGATCAATTTCATGAATGCCGGGGACAGCTTTGCCTCCGATGATGTATTGTCAAAAATATTTGAAGGGCACGACGTTTCGGACTATGATTTCATTTACGGTGAACATTACTGGAAAGATAGCGACACAAAGCATCTTGTCAAGACCAGACCTCTGGAACTGATGTGGCAAAAGATATGTTTTTCCCATCAAAGTCTGTTTTCCAGAACTAACCTCATGAAAGACAAACCCTATGATCTGGCCTATAAGATAGTATGTGATTATGAAAACTACTTTTCACGGTATATGGAAGGCAAAAAGTTTCTCAAAGTCGATTTTCCCATAGCGGTATTTCTTGCCGGCGGCTTCTCGGATATCAATTTCATGGGAAGAACGAAGGAACGATACAAAGTGGTATCGCAATACCATAACAGTTTCAAAGTAAAAAAATATTATCTGAATACAATAGTACAATACTATTTGAATAAAATAAAAAAGCGGATAAAATGA
- a CDS encoding ABC transporter permease, protein MIKRTQNFLHDIYNKRDILFELAKRDFQQQYMGSYLGVVWVYLQPLLFIGVLYLVFTMGFKSGGGSEGVPFAVYLIGGMIAWMYLAENLNAGAAIIKKHAFLLKKVDFRLSILPIVKLMSSSIPHLFFIFIAIFIAALNGIYPTLYTLQIIYYFTAMLALLLGIGWLTSSTNIFVPDISKFVGVLVTFGFWLTPIFWDLSRIPERYQWIIKLNPAVYIVEGYRDSIINHIGFWEKPYETLYYWTFTAVMLWSGITVFKRLRPHFAEVA, encoded by the coding sequence ATGATTAAACGAACCCAAAACTTCCTGCATGATATTTACAATAAGCGTGATATACTCTTTGAATTGGCGAAGCGTGATTTCCAGCAGCAGTATATGGGATCCTATCTTGGCGTTGTCTGGGTCTATCTCCAACCCCTGCTTTTTATTGGCGTACTCTACCTCGTTTTCACCATGGGTTTCAAAAGCGGTGGAGGCAGTGAAGGCGTGCCTTTTGCTGTTTATCTTATCGGCGGTATGATCGCATGGATGTACCTTGCTGAAAATCTGAATGCGGGGGCAGCCATTATCAAAAAACATGCTTTCCTCCTGAAAAAAGTCGATTTCCGGCTCAGTATACTACCTATCGTCAAGCTGATGAGCTCCTCCATACCGCATCTCTTTTTTATTTTCATCGCGATCTTCATTGCCGCACTGAACGGCATATACCCTACCCTCTATACCCTGCAGATCATTTACTACTTCACCGCCATGCTTGCTTTGCTCCTCGGTATCGGGTGGCTGACCTCATCGACCAATATCTTCGTACCGGACATCTCCAAGTTCGTCGGCGTCCTTGTTACCTTCGGTTTCTGGCTTACACCCATCTTCTGGGATCTTTCCAGAATTCCGGAACGGTATCAGTGGATCATCAAACTCAATCCCGCCGTCTATATTGTAGAAGGGTACAGGGATTCTATCATCAACCATATCGGTTTTTGGGAAAAACCGTATGAAACCCTCTACTACTGGACCTTCACGGCAGTAATGCTCTGGTCCGGCATTACCGTATTCAAAAGGCTCAGGCCACACTTTGCAGAGGTGGCATAA
- a CDS encoding glycosyltransferase family 4 protein, whose amino-acid sequence MKIGLFLENRKIRNIDLSRPEEGNPGIGGTEYMFVSMPYYFKKLISDDTEFVYYTLNETQLDGKFSTVRCDDCYDAYVKCSQSDCDIFIWRPVENKENWYLIHNIDKFKLPAIAWVHNTLSEKMLNTLAEKTNIKRYVTVSQEQLDILRHHPIINKACTIYNGFDPDTVETRPITEKDPNMVVYVGSMIKAKGFGLLARAWKKILLQHPSAQLYVIGSGKLYNRDQQLGPWNVADEAFESQEIRPFLSDEKGGILPSVHFLGVLGKEKNEYLAKAQVGVVNPSALTENCPGSALEFQASNTPVVSRCDWGLLDTVINNKTGRLGTTEDALVDNILFFLKNPQEAYRYGKAGREFVSRKFDYETIVTQWKTLFEEVIDGKQAVIPLIEENIFFRRKWLRELIRLSRRELHKDKIVKPFDEESDILKLIAVQQSLSQFVQAMSPENQDTYEKYLGNHSKIGEENKFLLEKLQEKNELLTKKQKEIDKRDLQLSQILNSKKYKLAKLLAYPFTLIKRIVQ is encoded by the coding sequence ATGAAGATAGGATTGTTCCTGGAAAACCGGAAGATCAGAAATATAGACCTGTCAAGGCCGGAGGAAGGGAACCCGGGAATAGGCGGGACCGAATATATGTTCGTCAGTATGCCCTACTACTTCAAAAAACTTATTTCGGATGATACTGAATTCGTCTATTATACACTGAATGAGACTCAGCTCGATGGCAAATTCTCTACTGTGCGATGTGATGACTGCTATGATGCTTATGTAAAATGCAGTCAAAGCGACTGCGATATCTTTATATGGCGGCCTGTTGAGAATAAAGAGAATTGGTATCTCATCCACAATATAGATAAATTCAAACTGCCTGCAATAGCATGGGTCCACAATACCTTGTCGGAAAAGATGCTGAACACTCTGGCGGAAAAAACGAATATAAAACGATATGTGACTGTAAGTCAGGAGCAGCTTGACATTTTGCGTCACCATCCGATCATCAATAAAGCATGTACCATTTACAATGGTTTTGACCCAGATACCGTGGAAACCAGGCCCATCACAGAAAAAGATCCGAATATGGTAGTCTATGTCGGCAGTATGATCAAGGCAAAAGGTTTTGGACTTTTGGCAAGAGCCTGGAAAAAAATTTTATTGCAGCATCCCTCTGCACAGCTTTATGTCATAGGCAGCGGAAAACTTTACAACCGTGATCAGCAGCTGGGTCCGTGGAATGTGGCTGATGAAGCATTCGAAAGTCAGGAGATCAGACCTTTCCTCTCGGATGAAAAGGGCGGCATACTGCCCTCCGTACATTTTCTGGGTGTGCTCGGAAAAGAAAAAAATGAATATCTGGCCAAAGCACAGGTCGGTGTTGTGAATCCGAGCGCACTGACGGAGAACTGTCCCGGAAGTGCTCTGGAATTCCAGGCTTCGAACACACCGGTGGTCTCACGGTGTGACTGGGGACTTCTGGATACGGTGATCAACAACAAAACAGGTCGCCTTGGAACGACAGAAGATGCACTTGTGGACAATATACTTTTTTTCCTGAAAAACCCACAAGAGGCATACCGGTATGGCAAAGCCGGCAGGGAGTTTGTCAGCAGGAAGTTTGATTATGAAACGATCGTCACACAATGGAAAACACTTTTTGAAGAAGTAATAGACGGCAAACAGGCAGTGATACCTCTGATTGAAGAAAATATATTTTTCAGGAGAAAATGGCTCAGAGAACTGATACGGCTCAGCAGAAGGGAACTGCATAAAGACAAGATCGTCAAACCTTTTGACGAAGAATCGGACATCCTGAAACTCATAGCCGTGCAGCAGTCTTTATCGCAGTTTGTCCAAGCCATGTCACCAGAGAACCAGGATACGTACGAAAAATATCTCGGTAACCATTCCAAGATAGGCGAAGAAAACAAATTCCTGCTTGAAAAACTGCAGGAAAAGAATGAGTTATTAACAAAAAAACAAAAAGAAATCGATAAGAGGGACCTGCAACTATCCCAGATATTGAATTCAAAAAAATATAAACTTGCCAAATTACTGGCCTATCCGTTTACACTCATCAAAAGGATCGTGCAATGA